One genomic region from Anopheles bellator chromosome 2, idAnoBellAS_SP24_06.2, whole genome shotgun sequence encodes:
- the LOC131212601 gene encoding exocyst complex component 5, producing MLSQYVEELEQDPFEVEEFIERLCWRTNNEIGSDQFDPDLLYETFVETIKDMKILQERQQRKCDKLEEALKEEQGIFVKAIDKFVAKHQVSVDYFHQLDEKINSVAGKVIHLGEQLENVNIPRSRAVEAQLLLNHMTEFLTPGPIVNDIYSDKTKLYEAADIIQKLFQISQDLPAQRFANAKKKIEAKYDDIEMRLIEEFATAQKMENIERMKELSDILSQFKGYTQVIDVYIEQSQATTYGGRDVFEGIVPLCHKHYKIIQQVFSAPDKVISKFILNIYQLKINQFVQTKLDDRKDEHKYLKTLSELYSRTLKLSAELQEFFKGSDDDLLQKLTANIFDRHLATYIEVECRTLDGRCQAELKRFYENKNHQKKQIERFQELRRDMQALIGARANINIAQIEDYGGETFLSEELAINLLQQSTLAFERCCLLSKEPDLPRHILKLADILLRNLLHEHCDYALDLGLQAIPIAECKSVPQIYFMDVAQKCNAIVHLLEKTYSASVTPNVVGTPQYGDCIQKKRSYLETVENKIETGLERTLNAIFGWVKNYLQSEQRKSDFKPDTDVDTVASSACLSVVQYLNPLIGLFQKTVDGENLVAVLTEFGIRYHRVVFEHLQQFQYNTAGAMCAICDVNEYRKSARVLQSPIVTQLFDVLHALCNLLLVKHENLQEVCGGETLNYLDKSVVMNFIQLRSDYKTIKISNSLKGISDQRMV from the exons ATGTTATCGCAGTATGTGGAAGAACTAGAGCAG GATCCGTTCGAGGTGGAAGAATTCATCGAGCGACTATGCTGGCGAACGAACAACGAAATTGGCTCCGATCAGTTCGATCCCGATCTGCTGTATGAGACGTTCGTTGAAACCATAAAAGACATGAAGATTCTACAGGAACGGCAGCAACGAAAGTGTGACAAACTGGAAGAGGCGCTGAAGGAGGAGCAAGGGATCTTTGTGAAGGCGATTGACAAGTTCGTCGCGAAACACCAGGTATCGGTGGACTACTTCCATCAGCTGGACGAAAAGATCAACTCGGTCGCCGGCAAGGTGATCCATCTCGGCGAGCAGCTTGAGAACGTCAACATTCCGCGGAGCCGCGCGGTCGAGGCACAGCTACTGCTAAATCACATGACGGAGTTCCTGACGCCGGGCCCGATCGTGAACGACATCTACAGCGATAAGACGAAACTGTACGAGGCGGCCGATATCATAcagaaattgtttcaaatctCGCAGGATCTACCGGCGCAGAGGTttgcgaacgcgaagaaaaAGATCGAAGCCAAGTATGACGACATCGAGATGCGGCTCATCGAGGAGTTTGCGACGGCCCAGAAGATGGAGAACATTGAGCGGATGAAAGAGCTCTCGGATATACTGTCGCAGTTCAAGGGCTACACGCAGGTGATCGATGTGTACATTGAGCAAAGCCAGGCCACAACGTACGGTGGGCGCGACGTGTTCGAGGGCATCGTGCCGCTCTGCCACAAGCACTACAAAATCATTCAGCAGGTGTTTAGCGCCCCGGACAAAGTGATTAGCAAGTTCATTCTCAACATCTACCAGCTGAAGATCAACCAGTTCGTGCAGACGAAACTGGACGATCGAAAGGACGAGCACAAATATCTGAAAACGCTATCGGAGCTGTACTCCCGCACGCTGAAGCTGAGCGCCGAGTTGCAGGAGTTTTTCAAGGGTTCCGACGATGATCTGCTGCAAAAGTTGACGGCTAACATCTTCGATCGCCATCTGGCCACCTATATCGAAGTGGAATGCCGTACGCTCGATGGTCGGTGTCAGGCGGAGCTGAAAAGATtttacgaaaacaaaaaccaccagAAAAAGCAGATCGAACGCTTCCAGGAACTGCGGCGTGATATGCAGGCCCTCATAGGGGCCCGCGCCAACATAAACATTGCCCAGATCGAAGACTACGGAGGGGAAACATTTCTTTCCGAGGAGCTGGCGATCAATTTGCTGCAACAGTCGACACTAGCGTTCGAACGCTGCTGCCTGCTGTCGAAGGAACCAGATCTTCCCCGCCACATTCTGAAATTGGCGGATATTTTGCTACGCAATCTGCTCCACGAGCATTGTGATTATGCGCTCGATCTCGGTCTGCAGGCCATACCGATCGCAGAATGCAAAAGCGTGCCCCAGATATACTTCATGGATGTGGCCCAAAAGTGCAACGCCATCGTGCACCTGCTGGAGAAGACGTACAGTGCGAGTGTGACCCCGAACGTGGTCGGTACACCACAGTACGGTGACTGCATTCAGAAAAAGCGCTCCTATCTCGAAACGGTGGAGAATAAGATCGAAACGGGACTGGAGCGCACGCTCAATGCCATCTTCGGGTGGGTCAAGAATTACCTGCAGAGCGAGCAGCGAAAGTCTGACTTTAAACCGGACACGGATGTAGACACAGTGGCATCGAGCGCGTGCCTCTCGGTAGTCCAGTATCTTAACCCACTGATAGGGCTGTTCCAGAAGACGGTCGATGGTGAAAATCTTGTGGCCGTGCTGACGGAGTTTGGCATCCGCTACCATCGTGTAGTGTTTGAGCACCTGCAACAGTTTCAGTACAACACGGCGGGCGCTATGTGTGCGATATGCGACGTTAACGAGTACCGGAAGAGTGCACGAGTCCTGCAGAGTCCGATCGTGACTCAGCTTTTTGATGTTCTGCATGCGCTTTGCAACTTGCTGCTCGTGAAGCACGAAAACCTGCAGGAAGTCTGCGGCGGCGAAACACTCAACTATCTGGACAAATCGGTCGTAATGAACTTCATACAGCTGCGAAGCGATtacaaaacgatcaaaataTCAAACTCACTCAAAGGAATATCCGACCAGAGGATGGTTTAG
- the LOC131207364 gene encoding ras-related protein ORAB-1-like gives MSPEYDYLFKLLLIGDSGVGKSCLLLRFADDTYTESYISTIGVDFKIRTIDLDGKTIKLQIWDTAGQERFRTITSSYYRGAHGIIVVYDCTDHDSFENVKQWLEEIERYACDNVNKLLVGNKCDLQTKKRVDTTTAMELANQLASNG, from the exons ATGAGTCCGGAATA CGACTACTTGTttaagctgctgctgatcggcgATTCTGGAGTGGGAAAATCCTGCCTTCTGCTAAGATTTGCT GACGATACGTACACGGAAAGTTACATCAGCACAATTGGTGTAGATTTT AAAATTAGAACCATAGATCTGGATGGCAAGACGATCAAACTGCAAATC TGGGACACTGCTGGCCAGGAACGCTTCCGTACGATAACGTCGTCCTACTATCGTGGCGCACATGGCATTATCGTCGTGTATGACTGCACCGATCACGATTCGTTCGAGAACGTCAAACAGTGGCTCGAAGAGATCGAACGCTATGCATGCGACAACGTCAACAAACTGTTGGTCGGCAATAAGTGTGATCTGCAAACTAAGAAACGTGTCGACACCACAACGGCAATG GAATTGGCAAATCAGCTGG CATCCAACGGATAG
- the LOC131212603 gene encoding ras-related protein Rab-1A-like isoform X2: MSPEYDYLFKLLLIGDSGVGKSCLLLRFADDTYTESYISTIGVDFKIRTIDLDGKTIKLQIWDTAGQERFRTITSSYYRGAHGIIVVYDCTDHDSFENVKQWLEEIERYACDNVNKLLVGNKCDLQTKKRVDTTTAMELANQLGIPFLETSAKNATNVEQAFMTMAAEIKNRVGPPSSAADPPSAVKIDKGRNVEAKSGCC, translated from the exons ATGAGTCCAGAATA CGACTACTTGTttaagctgctgctgatcggcgATTCTGGAGTGGGAAAATCCTGCCTTCTGCTAAGATTTGCT GACGATACGTACACGGAAAGTTACATCAGCACAATTGGTGTAGATTTT AAAATTAGAACCATAGATCTGGATGGCAAGACGATCAAACTGCAAATC TGGGACACTGCTGGCCAGGAACGCTTCCGTACGATAACGTCGTCCTACTATCGCGGCGCACATGGCATTATCGTTGTGTATGACTGCACCGATCACGATTCGTTCGAGAACGTCAAACAGTGGCTCGAAGAGATCGAACGCTATGCATGCGACAACGTCAACAAACTGTTGGTCGGCAATAAGTGTGATCTGCAAACTAAGAAACGTGTCGACACCACAACGGCAATG GAATTGGCAAATCAGCTGGGCATTCCATTCCTAGAGACGTCAGCGAAAAATGCCACCAACGTCGAGCAGGCCTTCATGACCATGGCGGCTGAAATCAAGAATCGCGTCGGGCCACCGTCGAGTGCCGCGGATCCGCCGAGTGCCGTTAAGATCGATAAGGGACGCAACGTTGAGGCAAAGTCGGGCTGTTGCTGA
- the LOC131212603 gene encoding ras-related protein Rab-1A-like isoform X1, translating into MLVSYIFCSDYLFKLLLIGDSGVGKSCLLLRFADDTYTESYISTIGVDFKIRTIDLDGKTIKLQIWDTAGQERFRTITSSYYRGAHGIIVVYDCTDHDSFENVKQWLEEIERYACDNVNKLLVGNKCDLQTKKRVDTTTAMELANQLGIPFLETSAKNATNVEQAFMTMAAEIKNRVGPPSSAADPPSAVKIDKGRNVEAKSGCC; encoded by the exons ATGCTCGTTTCTTACATCTTTTGCAGCGACTACTTGTttaagctgctgctgatcggcgATTCTGGAGTGGGAAAATCCTGCCTTCTGCTAAGATTTGCT GACGATACGTACACGGAAAGTTACATCAGCACAATTGGTGTAGATTTT AAAATTAGAACCATAGATCTGGATGGCAAGACGATCAAACTGCAAATC TGGGACACTGCTGGCCAGGAACGCTTCCGTACGATAACGTCGTCCTACTATCGCGGCGCACATGGCATTATCGTTGTGTATGACTGCACCGATCACGATTCGTTCGAGAACGTCAAACAGTGGCTCGAAGAGATCGAACGCTATGCATGCGACAACGTCAACAAACTGTTGGTCGGCAATAAGTGTGATCTGCAAACTAAGAAACGTGTCGACACCACAACGGCAATG GAATTGGCAAATCAGCTGGGCATTCCATTCCTAGAGACGTCAGCGAAAAATGCCACCAACGTCGAGCAGGCCTTCATGACCATGGCGGCTGAAATCAAGAATCGCGTCGGGCCACCGTCGAGTGCCGCGGATCCGCCGAGTGCCGTTAAGATCGATAAGGGACGCAACGTTGAGGCAAAGTCGGGCTGTTGCTGA
- the LOC131212602 gene encoding uncharacterized protein LOC131212602, whose amino-acid sequence MELDNVFLNKLPIVAATGGDGTWNHYAFIESTWGERKILLKIIVFSSLYNTPLSFVSEIEHEVLQQTALRLEHSWEDFLQETKLALCTEGGANGFSYAVEENNFVWRKILGPQLTFTYGSVILLRSQCLLSDVLSNSIHAQNRLRTDVLLKNKILRELKEEHEELLEFQRQQEEDTRLYEIELITKCISILNEKKEVISHLKKQLGEDEDEQTSEGQTTPPPEAAEAPPNSIELAACDMRAEKAGCRDEFKTATASRTATDYTDSEPFDLDSEGLQEPEEHGILPKRTKYQMPQRSSTSTPGTSGSTSTAPRCPLSVGAMHDEARDDDIYNKDTEELLQEI is encoded by the coding sequence ATGGAACTGGACAACGTATTCCTCAACAAGCTGCCCATTGTGGCGGCAACGGGCGGTGACGGTACCTGGAACCATTACGCGTTTATCGAAAGCACTTGGGGCGAGCGGAAAATACTGCTGAAAATCATTGTCTTCAGTTCGCTTTACAACACGCCGCTCAGTTTCGTGTCCGAAATCGAGCATGAAGTGCTCCAGCAGACGGCACTTCGGTTGGAGCATTCGTGGGAGGACTTTTTGCAAGAGACCAAGCTTGCCCTCTGCACCGAGGGCGGCGCGAACGGGTTCAGCTACGCGGTCGAGGAGAATAACTTCGTGTGGCGCAAGATTCTCGGTCCACAGCTGACGTTCACGTATGGTTCGGTGATCCTGCTGCGGTCCCAGTGTTTGCTGTCCGATGTCCTGTCGAACTCGATCCACGCCCAGAACCGTTTGCGAACCGATGTGCTGCTGAAGAACAAAATCCTTCGCGAGCTTAAGGAGGAACACGAGGAGTTGCTAGAGTTCCAGCGTCAACAGGAAGAGGACACGCGCCTGTACGAGATCGAACTGATAACAAAGTGCATCAGCATACTGAACGAGAAGAAGGAGGTTATCAGTCACCTGAAAAAGCAGCTAGGGGAAGACGAAGATGAGCAGACTAGCGAAGGGCAAACGACGCCGCCACCCGAAGCCGCCGAAGCTCCACCCAATTCCATCGAACTGGCCGCCTGTGACATGCGGGCGGAGAAAGCCGGTTGTCGCGATGAATTCAAAACGGCCACCGCGAGTCGCACCGCAACCGATTACACCGACTCCGAGCCGTTCGATCTGGACAGCGAAGGACTGCAGGAACCGGAAGAGCATGGAATTCTGCCGAAGCGAACTAAGTATCAAATGCCGCAACGAAGCTCCACATCCACCCCCGGCACTTCCGGTAGCACCTCTACGGCCCCGCGGTGTCcgctgtcggtcggtgccaTGCACGATGAAGCCCGTGACGATGACATATACAACAAGGACACCGAGGAACTGCTGCAAGAAATTTGA